The following proteins come from a genomic window of Sorghum bicolor cultivar BTx623 chromosome 3, Sorghum_bicolor_NCBIv3, whole genome shotgun sequence:
- the LOC8057719 gene encoding transcription repressor OFP2 yields the protein MTLCLREDGPDEVLTHLRWLSRVVRICCGGPRRIEEWEEGSGRRRAREREDKRRLASPSSPRLLPFRPTPPHPTLVPCRACSARHFLRSPALPRLALISSSPRRASAPPRTEQAKRTQQATKEKHSSSSARGGKSLLPLCRCFSPHSFVRAMGRHKFRLSDMIPNAWFFKLRDMRARGGGGGAAAAAGSPRVAALRPPPSTPRQAAPWLPHRASHYYTPRAGDLVGLGSPLHPKASDTRFPPLQLSPPRRSSRRRHHHHHRRRSVKLAAAAPPASASSSSGVASSPASTAACRCGRGRRPDLVVVEAPDTPPCRRDIFVGYSSDDDDDDDEYVKKPTVAAAVRAHDNKLEGKVITSATDIIIDLRTERRPEKTTLPPIMTKPAAKREPDVCQLVDKHIDVLAHATRRASPVVPEQSKLKPPRRSVSSSSARRLKTRANTPRLASSKKCRSPTTTTTTARSPARTKPPPPPPLAESFAVVKSSRDPRRDFRESMEEMITENGIRTAADLEDLLACYLSLNAAEYHDLIVEVFEHIWVTLSDVKV from the coding sequence ATGACCCTGTGTCTCCGGGAGGACGGGCCGGATGAGGTGCTCACCCACCTGCGCTGGCTTTCCCGCGTCGTCCGTATCTGCTGTGGGGGTCCACGCCGCATAGAGGAATGGGAGGAGGGATCAGGGAGGCGACGCGCGCGCGAGCGCGAGGACAAAAGGCGCCTCGCGTCCCCCTCCTCTCCTCGACTCCTCCCGTTTcgccccaccccaccccaccccactcTAGTGCCGTGCCGTGCGTGCAGTGCGCGCCATTTTCTGCGCTCCCCTGCTCTGCCTCGCCTCGCCCTCATCTCGTCTTCCCCGCGCCGCGCCTCTGCTCCTCCTCGTACAGAGCAAGCTAAGCGAACACAGCAAGCCACCAAAGAgaagcacagcagcagcagcgcgcgCGGGGGGAAGTCTTTGTTGCCGCTGTGCCGGTGCTTCTCCCCGCATTCCTTTGTAAGAGCCATGGGGCGGCACAAGTTCCGGCTGTCAGACATGATCCCGAACGCGTGGTTCTTCAAGCTCCGCGACATGCGCGCgcggggcgggggcgggggcgccgcggcggcggcgggcagcCCCCGCGTGGCCGCGTTGCGGCCGCCCCCGAGCACGCCGAGGCAGGCCGCGCCGTGGCTCCCGCACAGGGCGTCCCACTACTACACGCCGCGGGCGGGGGACCTCGTCGGCCTGGGATCGCCGCTGCACCCCAAGGCCTCCGACACGCGCTTCCCGCCGCTGCAGCTGTCGCCGCCGCGCCGGTCCAGCAGGCGGCgccatcaccaccaccaccggagGCGGTCCGTcaagctggcggcggcggcgccgccggcctcggccagcagcagcagcggcgtcGCGTCGTCGCCGGCCTCCACCGCCGCATGCCGctgcggccgcggccgccggcCTGACCTCGTGGTGGTCGAGGCGCCCGACACCCCGCCGTGCCGCCGCGACATTTTCGTCGGGTAcagcagcgacgacgacgacgacgacgacgagtacgtgaagaaaccgacggttgCTGCCGCCGTCCGCGCCCACGACAACAAGCTTGAGGGCAAAGTGATCACTTCCGCCACGGATATCATCATCGACCTGCGGACCGAGAGGAGGCCCGAAAAGACGACTCTCCCGCCGATCATGACCAAGCCGGCGGCGAAGAGGGAGCCCGACGTGTGCCAGCTCGTGGACAAGCACATCGACGTCCTCGCACACGCGACACGACGAGCCTCGCCTGTCGTCCCCGAACAGAGCAAGCTCAAGCCGCCGAGGCGGTccgtgtcgtcgtcgtcggcgcgcCGCCTCAAGACGCGCGCCAACACCCCGCGCTTAGCATCGTCCAAGAAGTGCAGGTCacccacgacgacgacgacgaccgcgCGCTCTCCTGCGCGGaccaagccgccgccgccgccgcctctggCTGAGAGCTTCGCGGTGGTGAAGTCGTCGCGGGACCCGAGGCGGGACTTCCGGGAGTCCATGGAGGAGATGATCACCGAGAACGGCATCCGCACCGCCGCCGACCTCGAGGACCTCCTCGCGTGCTACCTGTCCCTCAACGCCGCCGAGTACCACGACCTCATCGTCGAGGTGTTCGAGCATATCTGGGTCACGCTCTCTGACGTCAAGGTGTAG